From a region of the Neobacillus niacini genome:
- a CDS encoding ATP-dependent RecD-like DNA helicase, with protein sequence MDKQSSLDLFAEQGKFVKGKHLVTIFHNEQNLYTVLRIRVEETNHEYEDKEAVITGYFPKIHEHETYIFFGDFKDHPKFGMQFQTKHFRKDIPQTKQGVAAYLSSEMFKGIGKKTAEKIVETLGENAISKILNQPSLLDSVPKLPPDKAKMLYDTLMEHQGLEQVMVALNQYGFGPQLSMRMYQTYKDETLDIIQKNPYKLVEDIEGIGFGRADELGYQLGIQGNHPDRIKAACLYSLENESMQTGHVYVHAEDMLIQVKNLLEENKRDQIEFTDISTEILKLEEEGKLVGEEKRVYLPSLYFAEKGLVTSIKKILEQTEYKDQFPESEFLLALGNLEERLNVQYAPTQREAIQTALMSPMLILTGGPGTGKTTVIKGIVELYAELHGCSLEPKEYHAKGEPFPFLLAAPTGRAAKRMSESTGLPAVTIHRLLGYNGTEAFDHDDATPLEGKILIVDETSMLDIWLANQLFKALPENIQVILVGDEDQLPSVGPGQVLKDLLKSEVVPTVRLTDIYRQAEGSSIIELAHDIKKGFLPPNVTVKQPDRSFIKCSTPQIPQVIEKVALNAKSKGYSAKDIQVLAPMYRGPAGIDRLNVLLQEIFNPNPDGTRKEISFGEVKYRIGDKVLQLVNQPESNVFNGDIGEIISIIYAKENTEKQDMVYISFEGNEVEYTRQDLNQITHAYCCSVHKSQGSEFPIVILPITRSYFRMLRRNLIYTAITRSKQSLILCGEEEALRMGVERADEQSRQTTLSQKLQEMITVKELAEEPDHEETTLSAEELLMQVNPMIGMENVSPYDFMVND encoded by the coding sequence GTGGACAAGCAAAGCTCGCTTGATTTATTTGCTGAGCAAGGGAAGTTCGTCAAAGGAAAACACCTAGTTACGATTTTTCATAATGAGCAGAATCTTTACACGGTATTAAGAATTCGTGTTGAAGAAACAAACCATGAATATGAAGACAAGGAAGCTGTGATCACAGGCTATTTTCCTAAAATTCATGAACATGAAACCTACATTTTCTTTGGTGATTTTAAGGACCATCCTAAGTTTGGCATGCAATTTCAAACGAAGCATTTTCGGAAAGACATACCTCAAACCAAGCAAGGTGTCGCTGCTTATTTATCTAGCGAGATGTTTAAAGGGATTGGGAAGAAAACAGCCGAAAAAATTGTAGAAACATTAGGAGAAAATGCGATCTCAAAAATTTTAAATCAACCCTCCTTACTTGATTCTGTCCCAAAGCTTCCTCCTGATAAAGCAAAAATGCTTTATGATACGTTGATGGAGCATCAGGGCCTCGAGCAGGTAATGGTCGCTTTAAATCAATATGGTTTTGGGCCGCAGCTATCAATGAGAATGTATCAAACCTATAAGGACGAAACCTTGGATATTATTCAAAAGAATCCCTATAAACTCGTAGAGGATATTGAAGGAATTGGTTTTGGCCGTGCTGATGAACTGGGTTATCAACTTGGAATTCAAGGTAATCATCCGGATAGGATAAAAGCAGCCTGTCTTTATTCACTGGAAAACGAGAGCATGCAGACAGGGCATGTTTATGTACACGCTGAGGATATGCTAATACAGGTTAAAAACCTGTTAGAAGAAAATAAACGAGATCAAATTGAATTCACCGATATTTCCACAGAGATATTGAAACTAGAAGAAGAGGGAAAACTAGTTGGTGAGGAAAAGCGCGTCTATTTGCCTTCTTTGTATTTTGCGGAAAAAGGCTTAGTTACAAGTATAAAAAAAATACTGGAACAAACCGAATATAAGGATCAATTTCCTGAATCGGAATTTTTGCTGGCATTAGGGAATCTTGAGGAGAGACTAAACGTACAATATGCCCCAACCCAAAGGGAAGCGATACAAACAGCGTTGATGTCGCCGATGTTAATTCTAACAGGAGGACCTGGAACAGGTAAAACAACGGTTATTAAAGGGATAGTTGAGCTCTATGCAGAATTGCATGGCTGTTCATTGGAGCCTAAGGAGTATCATGCAAAGGGAGAACCATTTCCTTTTTTACTAGCTGCCCCAACAGGGAGAGCAGCAAAAAGGATGAGTGAATCAACAGGCCTGCCGGCTGTAACGATACATCGCTTACTGGGCTATAACGGAACAGAAGCCTTTGATCATGATGATGCAACTCCTCTAGAAGGAAAAATTCTTATTGTTGATGAGACATCCATGCTTGATATTTGGTTAGCAAATCAATTATTCAAAGCACTGCCAGAGAATATTCAAGTCATACTTGTAGGTGACGAAGATCAGCTGCCTTCGGTTGGACCTGGTCAGGTGCTAAAGGATTTATTGAAATCAGAGGTTGTCCCCACTGTAAGACTAACAGATATTTATCGCCAGGCTGAAGGGTCATCTATTATTGAACTCGCACATGACATTAAAAAAGGGTTCTTGCCTCCCAATGTTACCGTAAAGCAGCCTGACCGTTCATTTATCAAATGTTCGACACCTCAGATTCCACAGGTGATTGAAAAGGTTGCGCTTAATGCGAAAAGTAAAGGGTATTCAGCAAAGGATATTCAAGTGCTGGCACCGATGTACAGAGGTCCTGCAGGTATTGACCGTTTAAACGTACTGCTGCAGGAAATTTTTAATCCTAATCCAGACGGTACACGTAAGGAAATTTCATTTGGTGAAGTAAAATATCGCATTGGTGATAAAGTGCTGCAACTTGTAAATCAGCCGGAAAGCAATGTTTTTAACGGGGATATTGGAGAAATTATTTCGATTATCTATGCAAAGGAAAATACTGAAAAACAAGATATGGTATACATTTCTTTCGAAGGAAATGAAGTCGAATATACACGCCAAGACTTGAATCAAATTACGCATGCCTATTGCTGTTCGGTACATAAATCGCAAGGCAGTGAGTTCCCAATCGTCATTCTCCCCATTACAAGAAGCTATTTTCGAATGTTAAGAAGAAACCTCATTTATACCGCCATCACAAGAAGTAAGCAATCGCTAATCTTGTGTGGAGAAGAGGAAGCACTAAGGATGGGTGTCGAAAGAGCGGATGAACAAAGTAGACAAACCACATTATCCCAAAAACTCCAAGAAATGATAACAGTCAAAGAACTTGCTGAAGAACCAGATCATGAAGAAACAACATTATCAGCAGAGGAACTATTAATGCAAGTCAATCCAATGATTGGCATGGAAAACGTTTCACCTTATGATTTCATGGTAAATGACTAA
- a CDS encoding PRC-barrel domain-containing protein, translated as MTKTINVHRRWGTLRTFGLLKGQPVFESKTGSKIGEVTDLCISNDGIVKGLLVKKGVFFKQSYFLDIQDVLSFGWDGVMIEENESLERLKTNPEYTLFHQHSLNGKMLISNSGESLGLLEDVYFHEELGTIVGYEITDGFFSDITEGKQIIQSEKPPAIGKDAIIVDVNHT; from the coding sequence ATGACTAAAACTATAAATGTTCACAGGAGGTGGGGCACTCTGCGAACATTTGGTTTATTAAAAGGACAGCCGGTGTTTGAATCGAAAACGGGTTCGAAGATTGGCGAGGTTACAGACTTATGTATCTCAAATGATGGGATAGTTAAGGGCCTTTTGGTTAAAAAAGGCGTTTTCTTTAAACAATCCTATTTTCTTGACATTCAGGATGTACTATCGTTTGGCTGGGATGGGGTCATGATTGAAGAGAATGAATCTCTTGAAAGACTCAAAACAAATCCAGAATATACCCTTTTCCATCAGCACTCTCTAAATGGAAAAATGCTTATTTCAAATAGCGGAGAGTCACTCGGATTGTTAGAGGATGTATATTTTCATGAGGAATTGGGCACAATCGTAGGGTACGAAATTACGGATGGTTTCTTTTCGGATATAACGGAAGGGAAACAGATTATACAATCCGAGAAGCCCCCTGCGATCGGAAAGGATGCCATCATCGTAGACGTTAATCATACGTGA
- a CDS encoding YrzQ family protein: protein MNKVMTSVVALGVGVAAYNIAQRNNMISGRQMKRMQRKVKRALF, encoded by the coding sequence ATGAATAAAGTAATGACTTCCGTTGTTGCATTGGGTGTTGGAGTGGCAGCCTATAATATTGCGCAAAGAAACAACATGATTTCTGGCCGTCAAATGAAACGGATGCAAAGAAAAGTAAAACGTGCTTTATTCTAA